One window of Sphingomonas sp. KC8 genomic DNA carries:
- the dnaA gene encoding chromosomal replication initiator protein DnaA: MPADSGPSPFEAAWDAIRTSLRRTCGPRTFDGWLKPVTLIDFDAADATIRLAAPSDFMANWVSTHFAEQLLQAWRAMLPQVARVTIVADTSRAALFDAAEPASAPAVAAAPEPAPAEPEAVAIASHNFEARYSFDSFVVGKANEIAYNAARTLAEGGTMGFNPLFLHGGTGLGKTHLMHAIGQEFLARQPGARVIYMSAEKFMYEFVAAMRAKDTHSFKARLRAADVLMIDDVQFIAGKESTQEEFFHTMNEIISAGRRLVITADRSPQDLEGIESRILSRLSWGLVADVNPADFELRLNIIVKKLEAMPQAHVPQDVVLFLARRISANVRELEGALNRVVAYSLLSGRPIDMEFTQETLADMLRATQRRITIDEIQRRVCDHYRIKQSEMSSARRAREVARPRQVAMYLAKQLTPRSLPEIGRRFGGRDHTTVIHAVKQIEKLRQTDAELDADVRLLMRQLEG, encoded by the coding sequence ATGCCGGCTGATTCGGGTCCGTCGCCTTTCGAGGCTGCCTGGGACGCGATTCGCACAAGCCTGCGCCGCACCTGTGGCCCGCGCACTTTTGATGGCTGGCTGAAGCCAGTCACCCTGATCGATTTCGACGCCGCCGACGCGACGATTCGCCTGGCCGCGCCATCCGATTTCATGGCGAACTGGGTTTCGACGCATTTCGCCGAACAACTGCTGCAGGCGTGGCGGGCGATGCTACCGCAGGTGGCGCGCGTGACGATCGTTGCGGATACATCGCGCGCGGCGCTGTTTGATGCGGCCGAGCCGGCATCCGCGCCCGCCGTTGCAGCCGCACCCGAACCGGCCCCGGCCGAGCCGGAAGCCGTGGCGATCGCGTCGCACAATTTCGAGGCGCGCTACAGTTTCGATTCATTCGTCGTCGGCAAGGCCAACGAGATCGCCTACAATGCCGCGCGCACGCTGGCCGAAGGCGGGACGATGGGGTTCAACCCGTTGTTCCTCCATGGCGGCACCGGCCTGGGCAAAACCCACCTGATGCACGCCATCGGCCAGGAGTTTCTGGCCCGCCAGCCGGGCGCGCGCGTGATCTACATGTCGGCCGAGAAGTTCATGTACGAGTTCGTGGCCGCGATGCGCGCCAAGGACACGCACAGCTTCAAGGCGCGGCTGCGCGCCGCCGACGTGCTGATGATCGACGACGTCCAGTTCATCGCCGGCAAGGAATCGACCCAGGAAGAATTCTTCCACACGATGAACGAGATCATTTCGGCCGGCCGCCGACTGGTCATCACCGCCGATCGCAGCCCGCAGGATCTGGAAGGGATTGAAAGCCGCATCCTGTCGCGCCTGTCATGGGGGCTTGTGGCCGACGTCAACCCGGCCGACTTCGAACTGCGCCTGAACATCATCGTCAAGAAGCTGGAGGCGATGCCGCAGGCGCATGTGCCGCAGGACGTGGTGTTGTTCCTCGCCCGCCGGATCAGCGCCAACGTGCGCGAACTGGAAGGCGCGCTGAACCGGGTGGTGGCTTATTCGCTACTGTCGGGCCGCCCGATCGACATGGAGTTCACGCAGGAGACGCTGGCGGACATGCTGCGGGCCACGCAGCGCCGGATTACCATCGATGAAATCCAGCGCCGCGTGTGCGACCATTATCGCATCAAGCAATCCGAAATGTCGTCAGCCCGCCGTGCGCGCGAAGTGGCGCGTCCCCGCCAGGTGGCGATGTACCTGGCCAAGCAACTGACGCCGCGCTCGCTGCCGGAAATCGGCCGGCGATTTGGCGGGCGCGATCACACGACGGTGATCCACGCGGTCAAGCAGATCGAAAAGCTGCGCCAGACGGACGCGGAACTGGATGCGGATGTCCGCTTGCTGATGCGCCAGCTGGAAGGCTGA
- a CDS encoding DUF4136 domain-containing protein: MSLSRRIFIIAPAVAMLALSACATPFRADVARFQAMPAPQGQTFTIRAASPRNEGGLEFAQYAGLVAQRLTAQGYTAAADSGSATLTVTLDYGVDSGKEKVVTRPGFGYGGWGRPYGRWGYRSAFYYGWNDPFWYDPWGYPEIDSYTYYTSYLDMTINGPGGQRVFEGKAKARSTTDNLSILVPNLVEAMFTNFPGRSGEEVRITIPPPKKG; the protein is encoded by the coding sequence ATGTCGCTTTCGAGACGGATCTTCATCATTGCTCCGGCGGTGGCGATGCTGGCGCTTTCCGCCTGCGCCACCCCGTTCCGTGCAGATGTCGCGCGTTTCCAGGCCATGCCGGCGCCACAGGGGCAGACCTTCACGATCCGGGCCGCCAGCCCGCGCAACGAAGGCGGACTGGAATTTGCCCAATATGCGGGCCTTGTCGCCCAGCGGCTGACCGCGCAGGGCTATACCGCCGCGGCCGATAGCGGCAGCGCGACGCTCACCGTGACGCTGGATTATGGCGTGGACAGCGGCAAGGAAAAGGTCGTGACCCGGCCGGGCTTCGGCTATGGCGGATGGGGTCGCCCCTATGGCCGCTGGGGGTATCGCTCGGCCTTTTACTACGGCTGGAACGATCCCTTCTGGTATGATCCCTGGGGTTATCCGGAAATCGACAGCTACACTTATTACACCAGCTATCTCGACATGACGATCAACGGCCCGGGCGGTCAGCGCGTGTTCGAAGGCAAGGCCAAGGCCCGTTCGACGACGGACAATCTGTCCATCCTCGTGCCCAATCTGGTCGAAGCGATGTTCACCAATTTCCCCGGCCGTTCGGGCGAGGAAGTGCGGATCACCATCCCACCGCCCAAGAAAGGCTAA
- the trpS gene encoding tryptophan--tRNA ligase, translating into MRIVSGIQPTGNLHLGNYLGAIRNWVRMQDGLGQGDECLFFLASLHAITVHNDPAQLRANIREMAAALIAAGIDPARSTLFSQADVPAHAELCWLLNGTARIGWLNRMTQFKEKSGKNREGASVGLYAYPVLQAADVLLYQATHVPVGEDQKQHLELARDVATKFNTDFDVELFTLPEPIIPPAAARIMSLRDGTSKMSKSDPSDMSRINLTDDADLIVQKVRKAKTDPAPLPETAEELADRPEARNLIGIYAALSDETVPQVLARYAGQGFGAFKPALAELLAESLRPVKARLDALRADPAELDRLLAVGATRAREAAAPTLEATYKAMGLRG; encoded by the coding sequence ATGCGTATCGTCTCGGGCATTCAGCCCACCGGCAACCTCCACCTCGGCAATTATCTCGGGGCGATCCGTAACTGGGTGCGGATGCAGGATGGTCTGGGCCAGGGCGATGAATGCCTGTTCTTCCTGGCCTCGCTGCACGCGATCACGGTCCATAACGATCCGGCACAGTTGCGCGCCAATATCCGCGAAATGGCCGCTGCCCTGATCGCGGCCGGCATCGATCCGGCGCGTTCCACCCTGTTCAGCCAGGCCGATGTGCCAGCCCATGCCGAATTGTGCTGGTTGCTGAACGGCACCGCGCGCATCGGCTGGCTCAACCGGATGACCCAGTTCAAGGAAAAATCGGGCAAGAATCGCGAAGGCGCATCGGTCGGCCTGTACGCCTATCCCGTGCTGCAGGCGGCGGACGTGCTGCTCTATCAGGCGACCCATGTTCCCGTGGGCGAGGACCAGAAGCAGCATCTGGAACTGGCGCGCGATGTGGCGACCAAGTTCAACACCGATTTCGATGTCGAACTGTTCACCCTACCCGAACCGATCATCCCGCCGGCCGCCGCGCGCATCATGAGCCTGCGTGATGGCACGTCGAAAATGTCCAAATCCGACCCGTCGGACATGAGCCGCATCAACCTCACCGACGATGCCGATCTGATCGTCCAGAAGGTGCGCAAGGCCAAGACCGATCCGGCCCCACTGCCGGAAACGGCGGAAGAACTGGCCGACCGGCCCGAGGCCCGCAACCTCATCGGTATCTACGCCGCATTGTCGGATGAAACCGTCCCGCAGGTGCTGGCGCGCTATGCCGGCCAGGGTTTCGGCGCGTTCAAGCCGGCGCTGGCCGAATTGCTCGCCGAATCGCTGCGGCCGGTGAAGGCGCGTCTGGATGCGCTGCGCGCCGATCCGGCCGAACTGGATCGGCTCCTCGCCGTCGGCGCCACGCGTGCCCGCGAAGCGGCGGCACCGACGCTGGAGGCCACCTACAAGGCGATGGGCCTGCGGGGCTGA
- the murJ gene encoding murein biosynthesis integral membrane protein MurJ — protein MNLVKAIGTIGGLTMVSRIFGFAREMLMARIMGASGAADAFLVAFRLPNTFRRLFGEGAFSAGFVPLFSQRFHGEGGIEDAKKFSEEVLAVFLPTLFLFTLLFEVAMPLFVWAIASGYTDEPAKFALTVSLSRITFPYLLLISLVSLFSGVLNSLTKFAAAAFAPALLNVAMLMALILVPDGGVKTAYALAVGVTVGGVMQLVLLWFAARKAGVSLRLRRPKITPGVKQFFVVVIPATLGAGVYQISQLIDTFFATRLPEGSMSYLNYSDRLNQLPLSVIGTALGTAILPQISRFISKGEPDEAAKVQGQAVELSMLLCLPAALALAVVAGPLCAALFQGGKFTAQDAMVTGNVLAIIVAGLPAYVLVKVITPGFYARQDTKTPVKTAAIVLIANVVLNFALIPLFGIYGLAFAIAACSWLNCVMLYVILRARGHFRIEGWLWGRIARQIAAGLLMMAILWGLRMLFADWFAGSVGQRMVSVTALVGVGGVVYFVAAYLFGGMDKEGLRVLLRSRKKKEA, from the coding sequence ATGAACCTTGTCAAGGCGATCGGCACGATCGGCGGGCTGACGATGGTCAGCCGTATCTTCGGTTTCGCGCGCGAAATGCTGATGGCGCGGATCATGGGCGCGTCGGGTGCCGCCGACGCGTTCCTGGTCGCGTTCCGCCTGCCCAACACCTTCCGCCGCTTGTTCGGCGAAGGGGCGTTTTCCGCCGGCTTCGTGCCGCTGTTCAGCCAGCGGTTCCACGGCGAAGGCGGGATCGAGGACGCCAAGAAATTTTCGGAAGAGGTGCTGGCGGTTTTCCTGCCCACCCTGTTCCTGTTCACATTGCTGTTCGAAGTGGCGATGCCGCTGTTCGTATGGGCAATCGCATCGGGCTACACCGATGAACCGGCCAAGTTCGCGCTCACCGTCTCGCTGAGCCGGATCACCTTTCCCTATCTGCTGCTGATCAGCCTCGTCTCGCTCTTTTCGGGCGTGCTCAATTCGCTGACCAAGTTTGCCGCTGCTGCGTTCGCGCCGGCGCTGCTGAACGTCGCGATGCTGATGGCGCTGATCCTGGTGCCCGATGGCGGGGTGAAAACGGCCTATGCGCTGGCCGTCGGCGTCACTGTCGGCGGCGTGATGCAGCTCGTCCTGCTGTGGTTCGCCGCGCGCAAGGCCGGGGTTTCGCTGCGGTTGCGGCGACCGAAAATCACACCGGGCGTCAAGCAGTTCTTCGTCGTCGTCATTCCGGCCACGCTGGGCGCCGGCGTCTATCAGATCAGCCAGCTCATCGACACCTTCTTCGCCACAAGGCTGCCCGAAGGGTCGATGTCCTATCTCAATTATTCGGATCGCCTGAACCAGTTGCCCTTGTCGGTCATCGGCACTGCGCTGGGCACCGCGATCCTGCCGCAGATCAGCCGCTTCATCAGCAAGGGCGAACCGGATGAAGCCGCCAAGGTGCAGGGTCAGGCGGTCGAACTGTCGATGCTGCTGTGCCTGCCCGCCGCGCTTGCGCTCGCCGTCGTTGCCGGGCCGTTATGCGCGGCCCTGTTCCAGGGGGGCAAGTTTACCGCACAGGATGCGATGGTGACGGGCAATGTCCTGGCCATCATCGTTGCCGGCCTGCCGGCCTATGTGTTGGTCAAGGTCATCACCCCCGGCTTCTATGCGCGGCAAGATACCAAGACCCCGGTCAAGACCGCGGCGATCGTGCTGATCGCCAATGTCGTCCTCAATTTCGCGCTGATCCCGCTGTTCGGTATTTACGGACTGGCCTTCGCGATCGCGGCCTGTTCGTGGCTCAATTGCGTGATGCTCTATGTCATCCTGCGGGCGCGCGGCCATTTCCGCATCGAAGGCTGGCTGTGGGGTCGGATTGCCCGCCAGATCGCCGCCGGCCTGTTGATGATGGCCATATTGTGGGGCCTGCGGATGCTGTTCGCGGACTGGTTCGCCGGTTCGGTCGGCCAGCGGATGGTGTCAGTCACGGCGCTCGTCGGCGTTGGCGGCGTGGTATATTTCGTCGCCGCTTATCTGTTCGGCGGCATGGACAAGGAAGGCCTGCGGGTGCTGCTGCGCAGCCGCAAGAAGAAGGAAGCATGA
- the secB gene encoding protein-export chaperone SecB has product MAENEGFVNAGETLANGEDTMPQVGLIAQYVKDLSFENPNAPAVYQWQGQPQIDVQFNIRADTLGEDVHEVALKIEVTATAEQGVAFKAELLYAGLFGLRNIPQDQMQAFLLAEAPRLLFPFARRVLADAVRDGNFPPLLLEPIDFGGLYMQQQAQAQALQSGETAGEA; this is encoded by the coding sequence ATGGCCGAAAACGAAGGTTTCGTGAACGCGGGCGAAACGTTGGCGAATGGCGAGGACACCATGCCTCAGGTCGGGCTTATCGCCCAATATGTGAAGGACCTGTCGTTCGAGAACCCGAACGCGCCGGCCGTCTATCAATGGCAGGGCCAGCCGCAGATCGACGTGCAGTTCAACATCCGCGCCGACACGCTGGGCGAGGACGTCCATGAAGTCGCGCTGAAGATCGAAGTGACGGCCACGGCCGAACAGGGCGTCGCGTTCAAGGCGGAACTGCTTTACGCCGGCCTTTTCGGCCTGCGCAACATTCCGCAGGATCAGATGCAGGCGTTCCTGCTCGCCGAAGCACCGCGCCTCCTGTTCCCGTTTGCCCGCCGCGTGCTGGCCGATGCGGTGCGCGACGGCAATTTCCCGCCGCTGTTGCTCGAACCGATCGATTTTGGCGGTCTGTACATGCAGCAGCAGGCGCAGGCCCAGGCGCTTCAATCCGGCGAAACGGCTGGCGAAGCCTGA
- a CDS encoding Tim44/TimA family putative adaptor protein — protein sequence METIIILALVFVFVAMRLYSVLGRRTGHEQPIAKPVEAQPSAAPVTRSRADVPAQPVAAEPAIDAQAHEGIRAIVTADPAFDVTAFLGGAQAAYRLILEAFWKGDSEELGRYVDDGVRDDFTAAIRQREAAGEVVDNRLIAIEHAVIERARLDGQMAIITVRFDADIAAVTRDAEGNVIAGSLSDAVPTHDVWTFSRHVRADDPNWILIETDEAA from the coding sequence GTGGAAACGATCATTATCCTGGCGTTGGTGTTCGTCTTCGTTGCGATGAGGCTTTATAGCGTCCTCGGTCGCCGGACAGGACATGAGCAGCCGATCGCCAAGCCGGTCGAAGCCCAGCCGAGCGCGGCTCCGGTCACCCGGTCGCGCGCCGATGTGCCTGCCCAACCGGTTGCCGCCGAACCCGCGATCGACGCGCAGGCCCATGAAGGGATTCGCGCGATCGTCACCGCCGACCCGGCCTTCGACGTCACCGCCTTTCTGGGTGGCGCGCAGGCGGCTTACCGCCTGATTCTCGAAGCGTTCTGGAAGGGCGATAGCGAGGAACTGGGCCGTTATGTCGATGATGGCGTGCGGGATGATTTCACAGCGGCGATCCGCCAGCGCGAAGCCGCCGGCGAAGTGGTGGACAACCGCCTGATCGCGATCGAGCATGCGGTGATCGAACGCGCCCGGCTGGATGGCCAGATGGCGATCATCACCGTGCGTTTCGACGCCGATATCGCGGCCGTGACGCGTGACGCCGAAGGCAATGTCATCGCCGGATCGCTGAGCGACGCCGTGCCGACGCATGATGTGTGGACGTTCAGCCGTCATGTGCGCGCCGACGATCCCAACTGGATCCTGATCGAAACCGACGAAGCCGCGTGA
- the mltA gene encoding murein transglycosylase A, whose amino-acid sequence MTRLSLAGTLAGALALAGCVGPANPPPSMSRPPAVRPTPPPSGAPVSSPTPGPVRGARAALPPAPAPLATPPAGTTAAQQGVRAGPAVASLGITQAEARTALAAFRTSCRSLVRRTDNSGLTRGADWQPACDAAIGWVDNDAPAFFARFFETAIVGDGKAFATGYYEPEIKGSRTRRAGYDVPIYGRPSDLVEVDLGLFADDLKGRRIRGQAKDGKLIRYPDRAEIIGGAITDKAPIIAWAADPVEMFFLQVQGSGLLELPDGGVMRVGYDTQNGRDYTGIGALMRDRGLLQPGQSSMQGIMATLRAMPDGGAAIMNENKSFIFFRELFGPGPLGAMGLPVTGRTTVAADPAFVPLGAPVFLALDRVEATGLWVAQDTGGAIKGTNRFDTYWGAGDDARRVAGGMSGRGNAWLLLPTGTVARLNGGGNGGATPRR is encoded by the coding sequence GTGACCCGCCTTTCCCTGGCGGGAACGCTGGCCGGCGCCCTGGCGCTGGCCGGCTGCGTCGGCCCCGCGAATCCGCCGCCATCCATGTCCCGGCCGCCGGCCGTGCGTCCGACGCCGCCGCCATCCGGTGCGCCCGTGTCCAGCCCCACACCGGGGCCGGTGCGGGGCGCGCGCGCGGCATTGCCGCCCGCACCGGCGCCTCTTGCGACACCACCGGCGGGCACCACGGCCGCCCAACAGGGTGTGCGGGCTGGCCCCGCGGTCGCGTCGCTGGGCATCACGCAGGCCGAGGCGCGCACCGCGCTTGCGGCGTTCCGGACCTCGTGCCGGTCGCTCGTCCGCCGGACGGACAATAGCGGCCTGACGCGCGGGGCGGACTGGCAACCGGCCTGTGACGCGGCGATCGGCTGGGTCGACAATGACGCGCCGGCCTTCTTTGCACGCTTTTTCGAAACCGCGATCGTCGGCGACGGCAAGGCGTTCGCCACCGGCTATTATGAACCCGAGATCAAGGGATCGCGGACCCGCCGGGCGGGTTATGACGTACCGATCTACGGCCGGCCGAGTGATCTGGTCGAGGTCGATCTCGGCCTGTTCGCCGATGACCTGAAAGGCCGCCGGATCCGCGGGCAGGCCAAGGATGGCAAGCTGATCCGCTATCCGGATCGGGCCGAAATCATCGGCGGGGCGATCACCGATAAAGCGCCGATCATCGCCTGGGCGGCCGATCCGGTCGAAATGTTCTTCCTGCAGGTGCAGGGATCGGGCCTGCTCGAACTGCCCGATGGCGGCGTCATGCGGGTCGGCTATGACACGCAAAATGGCCGCGACTATACCGGAATCGGGGCGCTGATGCGCGATCGCGGGCTGCTCCAGCCCGGTCAGTCGTCGATGCAGGGGATCATGGCGACGTTGCGGGCAATGCCCGATGGCGGCGCCGCGATCATGAACGAGAATAAGAGCTTCATCTTCTTTCGCGAACTGTTCGGCCCCGGCCCCCTGGGCGCGATGGGCCTGCCGGTGACGGGACGCACCACGGTGGCCGCCGATCCGGCGTTCGTGCCGCTGGGGGCGCCGGTGTTTCTGGCGCTCGATCGGGTTGAGGCGACCGGATTATGGGTGGCGCAGGATACGGGTGGCGCGATCAAGGGCACAAACCGGTTCGATACATATTGGGGTGCCGGCGACGATGCCCGGCGGGTCGCGGGTGGCATGTCCGGACGGGGCAATGCCTGGCTTTTGCTGCCGACCGGAACGGTGGCGCGCTTGAACGGGGGCGGCAATGGCGGGGCCACGCCGCGGCGCTAA